One window from the genome of Acidobacteriota bacterium encodes:
- the tolB gene encoding Tol-Pal system beta propeller repeat protein TolB — protein sequence MNSSEDQNEDLRRLSKRTSKSLRPGNSLFASVLVVVLYLLSSSSSPYPAVQQERTITGIIEGKGYTRVKIAIPGLYSDPVCSAYQDELRKTIIDDLAYSGYFEPLSEYHLTLVSQFSESNPNLKEWNAVGADVTVIGRMKRSGDKLLVEARLFDTRSEKMILGRSYSGSPDIVRRIAHKMADDIILHFTGVNGLGLTRIAFSSKAGNAKEIYVMDYDGHRIRRLTRNGTISLCPAWPPGGDKLAFISFREGVAGIFIINSSGEIVASRSKKGDLNSAPDWSPDGNTIVFSSNEAGNSEIYKWDLKRGKVERLSFCAAIDSSPCWSPTGREVVFTSDRSGSPQLYIMDAEGTNVRRITFDGNYNDSAAWSPRGDKIAYASRKDGRFDICIYDLNSGTSVPLTGNSGNNENPRWSPDGRHLVFASSRTGSYNIFSMNMDGSDLKQLTFSGNCFTPDWSK from the coding sequence ATGAACTCATCGGAAGATCAAAATGAAGATCTGAGACGCTTGTCCAAACGGACATCAAAGAGCCTGCGGCCAGGAAACAGCTTATTCGCATCTGTCCTTGTCGTTGTTCTTTACCTCCTCTCATCCTCCTCCAGCCCCTATCCTGCGGTGCAGCAGGAACGGACCATCACCGGGATTATCGAGGGAAAGGGTTACACAAGGGTCAAGATCGCGATTCCCGGGCTCTATAGTGATCCCGTCTGCTCCGCATATCAGGATGAGCTCCGGAAGACGATTATCGATGACCTTGCCTACTCAGGATACTTCGAACCGCTGAGTGAATATCATCTCACTCTCGTCAGTCAGTTTTCTGAATCCAATCCCAACCTGAAGGAGTGGAATGCTGTGGGGGCCGACGTCACTGTCATCGGCAGGATGAAACGGAGCGGCGACAAGTTGCTTGTCGAAGCCAGGCTCTTCGATACGAGAAGTGAAAAGATGATTCTGGGAAGGTCCTACAGCGGCAGCCCGGACATTGTCAGACGGATCGCCCATAAGATGGCTGACGACATCATCCTACACTTCACCGGGGTCAACGGTCTCGGCCTGACGAGGATTGCCTTTTCCTCGAAAGCCGGAAATGCAAAAGAGATCTATGTGATGGACTACGATGGCCATCGGATACGCAGGCTCACGAGGAATGGAACCATCAGCCTGTGTCCTGCCTGGCCGCCTGGCGGCGATAAGCTGGCCTTCATATCGTTCCGCGAGGGAGTGGCAGGGATCTTTATCATTAACAGTTCCGGGGAGATCGTAGCGTCACGATCTAAGAAGGGAGATCTCAATTCGGCTCCGGACTGGTCTCCTGACGGAAATACCATAGTCTTCTCCTCCAATGAAGCGGGTAACTCGGAGATATACAAGTGGGATCTCAAGAGGGGAAAGGTGGAGAGACTAAGCTTTTGTGCTGCCATCGATTCTTCTCCCTGCTGGTCACCCACGGGAAGAGAGGTTGTCTTCACTTCGGATCGAAGTGGAAGCCCTCAACTTTACATCATGGATGCAGAGGGAACTAACGTGAGGAGGATAACTTTCGATGGGAATTACAACGATTCCGCCGCCTGGTCTCCCAGAGGCGATAAGATTGCCTACGCCTCTCGAAAGGATGGAAGGTTCGACATATGCATCTACGATCTGAACAGCGGGACATCCGTCCCTCTGACAGGCAACAGCGGGAACAATGAGAATCCAAGATGGTCCCCGGATGGGAGACACCTAGTCTTTGCTTCCAGCAGGACCGGCTCTTATAATATATTTTCAATGAACATGGATGGGTCAGATCTGAAGCAGCTTACTTTCTCGGGAAACTGCTTCACACCCGACTGGTCAAAATAA
- the pal gene encoding peptidoglycan-associated lipoprotein Pal, whose protein sequence is MTGRAKWMALVLILFIIASAMLLVSCPRKAKKEPAQPATEIPPFTPAQEKIEKTPAPVEVKESWLEPATKEEDLPEVAFIDELNMKKLLKTVYFDFDKYDLREDTIATLKENTKWLRENPQYQITLEGHCDERGTIEYNLELGAKRAGAVKNYLISLGLSEERFKSISYGEERPADPDHNEEAWAKNRRVEFIIGQ, encoded by the coding sequence ATGACTGGAAGAGCGAAATGGATGGCACTTGTTCTGATTTTGTTTATCATCGCATCGGCTATGCTTCTGGTTTCCTGCCCGAGAAAAGCGAAAAAGGAACCTGCCCAGCCAGCAACAGAGATACCACCCTTTACTCCGGCGCAGGAAAAGATCGAGAAGACCCCTGCGCCTGTCGAGGTGAAGGAGAGCTGGCTGGAGCCGGCAACAAAAGAGGAAGATCTTCCCGAAGTCGCTTTCATCGATGAGCTCAACATGAAAAAGTTATTAAAGACGGTCTACTTCGATTTCGATAAGTACGATTTGCGAGAGGACACCATTGCAACCCTGAAGGAAAACACGAAATGGCTCAGGGAAAATCCGCAGTACCAGATCACTCTCGAGGGACACTGTGATGAGAGGGGCACGATAGAGTACAACCTCGAGCTCGGAGCAAAACGAGCAGGCGCGGTGAAGAATTATCTGATCAGCCTTGGACTTTCGGAAGAGAGATTCAAGAGCATCAGCTATGGAGAGGAAAGGCCCGCTGACCCAGACCATAATGAGGAGGCCTGGGCCAAGAATAGAAGAGTGGAATTCATCATAGGGCAGTAA
- the ybgF gene encoding tol-pal system protein YbgF: MKRKISLVLLLFASALSLTGCITPKQFDMVQSNISDIQEKISVLKKEISEAGSKIDRIDEKMENQEQKSRTGQADVQIKIEALSRDIQILLDRLADTNQRISTLSQEILATKEILRAAPQIPSQVSGAQPAATSGAASGEKPFLPSNPDELFKSSYADYSKGNYALAISGFQEYIVRYPKSDLTDNAQYWIGECYFSQGNHKSAIDEFDKVIENFPDGDKVPGAYLKKGLALFEMHQTAKGVMQLQYLIGRYPKSDEARIAKDKLKSMGASF; encoded by the coding sequence TTGAAGAGAAAAATCAGTCTAGTTCTCTTGCTCTTCGCTTCCGCGCTTTCGCTGACGGGTTGCATCACGCCGAAACAGTTCGATATGGTGCAATCCAATATTTCTGACATTCAGGAAAAGATATCCGTTTTGAAAAAGGAAATATCCGAAGCCGGTTCCAAAATAGATAGAATCGACGAGAAAATGGAGAATCAGGAGCAGAAGTCTCGGACCGGTCAGGCGGATGTCCAGATCAAGATCGAGGCTCTAAGCAGGGACATCCAGATCCTTCTAGACAGGCTGGCTGACACCAACCAGCGGATATCGACCCTGTCCCAGGAGATCCTGGCCACAAAGGAGATCCTGAGGGCGGCACCACAGATTCCCTCTCAGGTGTCGGGAGCGCAGCCAGCCGCAACGTCCGGAGCTGCCTCTGGCGAGAAGCCTTTTTTACCCTCGAATCCCGACGAGCTCTTTAAATCTTCCTATGCCGATTATTCCAAGGGAAATTACGCTCTTGCCATCTCAGGCTTCCAGGAATACATAGTCAGATATCCAAAGAGCGACCTGACAGATAACGCCCAGTACTGGATCGGAGAATGCTATTTCAGCCAGGGAAACCATAAATCGGCCATCGATGAGTTCGATAAGGTCATCGAAAACTTTCCCGACGGGGACAAGGTTCCAGGCGCATATCTTAAAAAAGGATTGGCTCTCTTCGAGATGCATCAGACGGCAAAGGGAGTCATGCAGCTTCAGTATCTGATCGGCAGATACCCGAAGAGCGACGAAGCAAGGATCGCCAAAGACAAGCTCAAGAGTATGGGAGCTTCATTTTGA
- the rpsT gene encoding 30S ribosomal protein S20 yields MATHRSAEKKMKQDFKRRERRHTNLSSLRTRIKKLRSFIDKKDVQSAQKLLPETLSFIDRSVVKGIIHRNTASRYKSNLMALLQSLAAGKKG; encoded by the coding sequence ATGGCTACGCATCGTTCGGCAGAAAAGAAAATGAAACAGGACTTCAAGAGGCGCGAGAGAAGGCACACCAACCTCAGCTCACTTCGAACCAGGATAAAGAAATTGAGATCCTTCATAGATAAGAAGGATGTGCAATCAGCCCAGAAACTTCTCCCCGAGACGCTATCCTTCATAGACAGATCTGTTGTCAAAGGAATCATCCATAGAAACACCGCTTCCAGATACAAATCAAATCTGATGGCCTTGCTTCAATCTCTCGCCGCGGGAAAGAAGGGCTGA
- a CDS encoding radical SAM protein produces MKKFSAKREEQFALRLVFWELTPACNLKCIHCRASASPGRSPEELTTEEGKKLIDSIVEFARPILIFSGGEPLYRADVFDLARHASLRGLPIALATNGTLIDMKSAREIKESGFRRVSISIDGSNARTHDSFRGISGSFERAIEGFMNLKEIGMSLQFNTTIANHNVDELPEILRLAENLGADALHLFLLVPVGCGVEIADEQMINGERYEEVLAWLCDMMTETKMELKATCAPHFYRILRQKKVKFGRERKDGMSAITKGCLAGTSVCFVSHRGNIYPCGYLPVGAGNVRTQSLGEIWKNSQVFASLRDTSLLKGKCGICEFRNVCEGCRARAFYSKGDYLEEEPFCIYEPGMGKKD; encoded by the coding sequence ATGAAAAAATTTTCTGCGAAGCGAGAAGAACAGTTTGCTTTGAGGCTCGTCTTCTGGGAGCTGACGCCGGCCTGTAACCTGAAATGCATCCACTGCAGGGCTTCTGCTTCCCCGGGAAGATCCCCTGAAGAACTCACCACTGAAGAAGGAAAGAAGCTGATTGACTCGATCGTCGAGTTTGCGCGCCCCATTCTGATCTTCAGCGGGGGTGAGCCACTCTATCGGGCTGATGTCTTCGATCTTGCCCGACATGCCTCGTTGAGAGGTCTGCCTATCGCCCTTGCGACAAACGGAACTCTAATAGATATGAAGTCAGCCCGCGAGATAAAAGAGTCGGGATTCCGAAGGGTGAGCATCAGCATAGATGGATCCAATGCAAGAACGCATGATTCCTTCCGCGGCATTTCAGGGTCGTTTGAAAGAGCCATAGAGGGGTTCATGAACCTGAAGGAGATCGGGATGAGCCTTCAGTTCAATACGACCATTGCCAATCACAACGTGGATGAGCTTCCGGAGATTCTGAGGCTTGCCGAGAATCTTGGTGCCGATGCGCTTCACCTCTTCCTGCTGGTGCCGGTGGGCTGCGGCGTCGAGATCGCCGATGAGCAGATGATCAATGGAGAGAGATATGAGGAAGTCCTTGCCTGGCTATGTGACATGATGACTGAAACGAAAATGGAACTTAAGGCGACATGCGCTCCGCACTTTTACAGGATCCTGAGACAGAAGAAAGTGAAATTCGGACGGGAGAGAAAGGATGGGATGTCAGCCATCACGAAAGGCTGTCTGGCGGGTACTTCCGTCTGCTTCGTCTCCCACAGGGGGAATATCTACCCTTGTGGTTATCTGCCCGTCGGCGCGGGAAACGTTAGGACACAGTCGCTCGGGGAGATCTGGAAAAACTCGCAAGTCTTTGCCTCTCTGAGAGACACCTCCCTCCTCAAGGGCAAATGCGGAATCTGCGAATTCAGGAATGTCTGCGAGGGATGCAGGGCAAGAGCCTTCTATTCCAAGGGTGACTATCTCGAGGAAGAACCATTCTGTATTTACGAGCCGGGAATGGGAAAAAAGGACTGA
- a CDS encoding MauE/DoxX family redox-associated membrane protein, with amino-acid sequence MGECRFPGEKWCLRMIPQNIQTIIIFLFRIAIGIVFIYASFDKIAHVSDFGRVVHNYRMLPYYAENILAIMLPWIELFAGIFLILGYRMRGSALVLALLLSVFIVAISLALFRGLDISCGCFNTKEGMKISLELLLRDSLMLIMTVSILLSPSKARQNP; translated from the coding sequence ATGGGTGAATGCCGGTTTCCCGGTGAAAAGTGGTGCTTGAGAATGATCCCGCAGAACATTCAGACAATAATCATCTTCCTCTTTCGCATAGCCATAGGCATCGTCTTCATCTATGCCAGTTTCGACAAGATCGCTCACGTTTCCGATTTCGGGAGGGTGGTCCATAATTACAGGATGCTTCCTTACTATGCGGAGAATATCCTTGCCATCATGCTCCCCTGGATAGAACTGTTTGCCGGGATATTCCTGATCCTTGGATACAGGATGCGAGGATCAGCCCTCGTCCTCGCTCTACTCCTCTCCGTTTTCATTGTGGCTATTTCATTGGCCCTCTTCAGGGGGCTCGATATCTCCTGCGGATGTTTCAATACAAAGGAAGGGATGAAAATCAGCCTGGAGCTTCTCCTGCGAGACTCACTGATGCTGATTATGACCGTTTCCATACTCCTGTCCCCGTCAAAAGCAAGACAGAATCCATGA
- a CDS encoding rhodanese-like domain-containing protein codes for MFFKIKWKIILDALLIILVGAAVGFAYNYVRKDGLQVMKKWPHPGEQDSTAVESSGTETQDPAAEPVFIDLDEAKKLFENGEAVFLDAREKEEYLEGHIEGSINVPYGWYLDKHPDISGMFDQGRVIVTYCSGTECEASIQLAFAMRERGFKRIKIFYGGWQEWVNAGFPVKSGA; via the coding sequence ATGTTTTTCAAAATAAAATGGAAAATTATACTTGATGCTCTTTTAATTATCCTCGTGGGTGCAGCCGTAGGCTTTGCCTACAACTATGTCCGGAAGGATGGGCTCCAGGTCATGAAGAAATGGCCTCATCCCGGCGAGCAGGACTCAACTGCTGTGGAAAGCTCTGGAACTGAGACGCAGGACCCCGCTGCGGAACCTGTATTCATAGATCTTGATGAGGCGAAGAAACTCTTTGAAAATGGAGAAGCCGTGTTTCTTGATGCCAGGGAAAAAGAAGAATACCTGGAAGGCCATATCGAGGGGTCAATCAACGTCCCCTATGGATGGTATCTGGACAAGCATCCGGATATCTCCGGGATGTTCGATCAGGGCAGGGTGATAGTCACTTACTGCAGCGGCACGGAATGCGAGGCCAGCATCCAGCTGGCATTTGCAATGAGGGAGAGAGGTTTCAAGAGGATAAAGATATTTTACGGGGGATGGCAGGAATGGGTGAATGCCGGTTTCCCGGTGAAAAGTGGTGCTTGA
- a CDS encoding FAD-dependent oxidoreductase yields MKDRYDSIIVGAGPAGLFAANELASLGFDVLVIDRGGNVHDRGYVFNERGELRAEKLDIISGIGGAGIFSDGTLNLRPDIGGNLSEYTKDAEKAWDLVKYVDSIFLLHGAPGEVINPGTEEVEQLKRKAAANGASFIEIPQRHIGTDRAVEVISRFKKSLDERGVRFKLRCRVEDILSEGKVCAGVICEGGEKIFSKAVILAPGRAGSGWMEKISREFKIGARHGPIDVGIRVELPRIVMTPVTRINRDPKFHIRTKTYDDFVRTFCANDGGFVVKERYDDYVGVNGHSFKGRSSENTNFAFLVRVELTEPIENTSQYGRSVALLATTIGGRKPILQRLGDLRRGRRSNAGRILRNYVRPTLPDVTPGDISMALPHRIVEDLLEGLEVLDRIIPGVASDSTLLYAPEIKYYAMTIEVDSLMQTNLRGLFVAGDGAGLSRDLINASATGVIAGRGASSIIKGNA; encoded by the coding sequence ATGAAAGACAGATACGATTCGATTATCGTAGGCGCTGGTCCTGCGGGTCTCTTCGCCGCCAACGAACTTGCATCCCTTGGGTTCGATGTCCTCGTTATCGACAGAGGGGGAAACGTCCATGACCGAGGCTATGTCTTCAATGAGAGGGGCGAGCTCAGAGCTGAGAAGCTCGATATCATATCAGGTATCGGCGGGGCGGGCATCTTTTCCGATGGAACTTTGAATCTGAGACCAGATATCGGTGGGAACCTCTCTGAATATACAAAGGACGCCGAGAAGGCCTGGGATCTCGTGAAGTATGTGGACAGCATCTTCCTCCTCCATGGCGCTCCCGGAGAGGTCATTAATCCGGGAACAGAAGAAGTGGAACAACTCAAGAGAAAGGCGGCGGCAAACGGAGCGTCCTTCATCGAGATCCCCCAGAGACACATCGGGACGGATAGAGCGGTCGAGGTGATATCTCGTTTCAAGAAATCGCTCGATGAGAGAGGTGTCCGTTTCAAGCTTCGATGCCGGGTGGAAGACATCCTCAGCGAGGGAAAGGTGTGCGCTGGAGTTATCTGCGAGGGAGGGGAGAAGATCTTCTCGAAGGCAGTCATCCTGGCTCCGGGAAGAGCCGGTTCAGGCTGGATGGAGAAGATATCAAGGGAGTTCAAAATCGGAGCGCGGCATGGTCCCATCGATGTCGGCATCAGAGTCGAGCTGCCCAGAATCGTGATGACTCCCGTTACACGAATCAACAGGGATCCAAAATTTCACATAAGGACGAAAACCTACGATGACTTCGTCCGGACATTCTGCGCCAATGATGGCGGCTTCGTCGTAAAAGAGAGATACGACGATTACGTCGGAGTGAACGGCCACTCCTTCAAGGGGCGGAGCTCCGAAAATACTAACTTTGCCTTCCTGGTCAGAGTCGAACTGACCGAGCCTATCGAGAATACCTCACAGTATGGAAGAAGCGTTGCGCTTCTCGCGACTACGATCGGTGGCAGGAAGCCTATCCTCCAGAGGCTCGGTGATCTCAGGCGAGGAAGGAGGTCCAATGCGGGACGCATTCTGAGAAATTACGTGCGGCCAACCCTTCCTGACGTCACTCCAGGAGATATCTCAATGGCTCTGCCGCACCGAATCGTTGAAGATCTCCTGGAAGGGCTGGAAGTCCTGGACAGAATCATTCCCGGGGTTGCATCCGATTCAACGCTGCTATACGCACCGGAGATAAAGTACTATGCCATGACAATAGAAGTGGATTCGCTGATGCAGACCAATCTGAGGGGCCTTTTCGTGGCCGGGGATGGAGCAGGTCTCTCCAGAGACCTGATAAATGCCTCGGCAACAGGCGTCATTGCCGGCAGGGGAGCATCCTCCATCATCAAGGGGAACGCCTGA